aaaatgcaaaaatttacaaagagaaagcaaaaagatggcatgataagaagctatttttcagagtctttgagccatggcagaaagttctgctgtttaactctaaGCTCAGATTATTTCCCAGAAAGTTGAAATCccagtggagaggaccatatgtgattacaggtgtgtcaccatatggatatgtagagcttcaggataatgactctaacaaaaaattcatcgttaatggacagagagtcaaacattatcttgaaagcaattttgagcaagaatgctcaaaactaagacttgattaaagctcagtaatagtccagctaaagacaataaagaagcgcttgctgggaggcaacccagccattaacaaagcttatttgttgattaattgataaatttacatgtttatattaattttcttcAAGGTAAAGTAtcaattgcatgagttcacagagttacagaaggattcagaggataaaacagcaaaaagaagctcactggtgcaaaAACACCAGTAAGaactgttttgggcgttaaatgcccaaaagaaacatctactgggtgtttaacgccagtagagatagccatctgggcgtttaacgccagaaagaagcagcttctgggcgtttaacgccagatttacagcgtcctaggcgtttagaaaaacgcccagtgataaaggagtttctggcgtttaacgccagctaaAAGCAatagctgggcgttaaacgcccagaccaAGCACcaactgggcgtttaacgccaggattgcggAAGGGAGGAAGTTTTTGTTCTCAActtgatttttttcaaatttttatgtttccacccataatttcttgcataaacatattattacaaatcctaatttttcaaatcctttttcaaagatatcaaatgtatcttaattctaaacataaatcttttttttaaatcctcttcaacttcaaatctttttcaaaaatcaattgtctttttgaattctttttaaattcttatcaaattttttaaactcatcatatcttcttttcaaaattcagatttatctttttcaaatatctttcatatcttttcaattttaaattgcatctttttcctatcatacttatcttttacaaatcatatcttctatcatatcttcttcaaaatttttgaaaacccaccccttccctttaaatccacgttcggctccctcctctcctccacaattcgaaCTTGGATCTCCATccatccctctcctttcctttcttttgcctgaggacaagcaaatctctaagtttggtgtgtttatccgtgatcactaaaccaatacccactaagatcatggctcctaaggaaaaacaaaccactccaagaggcaagaaagagaatattccaaaaccactttggaatcaagggaagttcttaaccaaagaacattcagaccattactacaaaataatgggtctaaggttagtgatcccagaagttaaattcgatctgaaagaagacgaatatccagagatccaagagcaaattcgaaacagaagatgggaaatcctagctaatcctgaaacaaaggtgggaagaaacatggttcaggaattctactataatctgtggcaaacagacaggcagagaatagctggaaccgccttctatgactatcggactttggtcagagggaagattgttcacctccaccctgacaaaatcagggagatcttcaagctacctcagctgaaagatgacccaaactcctttaataggataataatgagaacaaataagggcttggacGAAATtttagaggacatatgcctccctggaaccaagtggacaaccaacacaaagggtgtcccaaatcaactcaagagaggagatctcaaaccaatcaCCAGAGGCTggttggacttcattgggcgttctatactgcccactagcaaccactctgaagtcaccatcaaaagagcaataatgatccattgcattatgttgggaaaagaagtggaagttcatcagctgatctcttgtgaactttacacaattgcaaacaagaactccaaagatgccaaattggcttatccaagcttaatatctatgctatataaagatgctggggtgaagatgggagtaaatgagtatatctcagttgagcaaccaatcaccaaaaagtcaatggaaggacaacaagtgcaggacgaccccatcaagaggaaagcacaggagttcctcccaaaaatccctcaaattgaatactgggagcatgttgaagcatctgtcaccaagttgcaagaagctatggaccaactaaaggaagaacagcaaaatcaaagtagcatgctttgcaaactgcttggggaacaagaagagcaaaggcaTGAACTTAAAGAACTAAAGCGTCAtaagctatctcttgaagggccaagcaccccacagattaaaggagcatccacctcccaaaataaaggttgttgagtcctaatcttagcatTAActtgtgataattgttcttattaggaatttaccttagaagttatatatgagtagtagtaattagtatctctattttgattttatctccaattaagctataatttatttttctcatcatcatcaaacatgaataaaatagcagatttttagaataaagaggcaatatttttttcgagttcttaataaggaaaattctaattatttatatgtggtggcaatacttttgtcttctgaatgaatgcctgaacagtgcatatttttttatattgaatcttatgaatgttaaaattgttggctcttgaaagaatgatgaacaagagaaatgttattgatgatctgaaaaatcatgaaattgattcttgaaggaagaaaaagcatctaaaaaaaagagaagaagcagtagaaaaagccaatagccctttaaaccaaaaggcaagggtaaaaaggatccaaggctttgagcatcaatggataggagggcccaaggagataaatccaggcctaagcggctaaatcaagctgtccctaaccatgtgtttgtggcatgcaggtccaagtgaacaGCTTGAggctgagtggttaaagtcgtgatccaaagcaaaagagtgtgcttaagaactctggaaacctctaattgggaactttagcaaagctaagtcacaatctgaaaaggttcacccagttatgtgtctgtggcatttatgtatccggtagtaatactggaaaacaaagtgcttagggccacggccaagactcataaagtagctgtgttcaagaatcaacatactaaactaggagaatcaataattctatctgaattctgggttcctatggatgccaatcattctgaatttcaaaggataaagtgagatgccaaaactgttcaaaagcaaaaagttactagtcccgctcatctaattagaatctgagcttcacttaaaactctgagatattattgcttcttgatttctttttatcctattttatttatctagttgcttggggacaagcaacagtttaagtttgatgttgtaatgagcggatattttatacgctttttgggggtaatttcatgtagtttttagtatgttttagttagtttttagtatatttttattagtttttaggcaaaattcatatttctggactttactatgagtttgtatgtttttctgggattttaggtattttctggctgaaattgaggctgctgagcaaaaatctgattcaggctgaaaaaggactgctgatgctgttggattctgacctccctgtactcgaaatagattttttggagctacaggagtccaattggtgcgctctcaattgggttggaaagtagacatccagggatttccagcaatatataatagtccatactttgctcgaagataaatgacgtaaactggcgtttaacgccagttccatgttccattctggcgttaaacgccagaaataggttaccagttggagttaaacgcccaaaacaggtcacaacctgacgtttaactccagaaacagcctaggtacgtgagaagctcaagtctcagccccagcacataccaagtgggccccagaagtggatttctgcactatctatctcagtttactcattttctgtaaacctaggttactagtttagtatttaaacaacttttagagatttattttgtatctcatgacattttagatctgaactttgtactctttgacggcatgagtctctaaactctatttttgggggtgaggagctctgctgtgtctcgatgaactAATGCAAgtacttttgttttccattcaaacacgcttgtttctatctaagatatttattcgtacttaaccatgatgaatgtgatgatctgtgacactcatcaccattctcaatctatgaatgcgtgcctgacagcaacctccattctaccttcgattgaatgagtatctcttggattccttaatcagaatcttcgtggtataagctagaatccattggcagcattcttgagaatccgaaaagtctaaaccttgtccgtggtattcctagtaggattcagggattgaatgatgtgacgagcttcaaactcacaaaggttgcgtgtagtgacagacgtaaaaggatcaatggatcctattccagcatgagtgagaaccgacagatgattagccatgcgatgacagcgcacctggaccattttcactgagatgaCGGATGGtcgccattgacaacggtgatccaccaacacacagcttgccatagaaggaaccttgcgtgcgtgaagaagatgacagtaggaaagcagagattcagaagacaaagcatctccaaaactccaacacattctccattactgcgtaacaaatactcatttcatgctctttcactttttacaattgaaactaaagaaccctattggtatcctgactaagaataataagataaccatagcttgcttcaagctggcaatctccgtgggatcgacccttactcacgtaaggtattacttggacgacctagtgcacttgctggttagttgtgcggaattacatagtgtgagtgtaatttttgtgCACTAGTTGTTTTTGGCCAGTTTCAAACCCAAAAATGAAGATTAGAGGTTGCAGAGTGGAGCTGGAAGGGGGAATCAATCATTCACActtcattcacataattttaggttttatatgtagttttctagagagagagaggctctctcctctctctaggttttagggtttttagtcttatttcttctccaattcaGATTTCCATctgttttaatttagtttctcttctacattctattattctagcatcttagtttattttctcttgTTGATGTCTTTATTTTTcccatttaatttattaattcttcatgttagattcaatttccttattaatgcaatttgaggtatttcatatttattgctttcttcaattattattattgattccttgcaattgttGGTCTTAGATGTTACATTCTCTCATTGGttttttatgcttttattttgtgcctaccAAGTgcttgatgaaatgcttggttggattttaaattagatttttgtatTCTTAGCTTGAATTGAGTAATTTGGAGACTATTGAATTGCCAAAGTCTCTTGTTGGTtgatgaactattatatatttctggaaagccctggatgtctaagttccaacgcaattgagagcgcaccatttggacttttgtagctccaaaaattccatttcgagtgcagggaggtcagaatccaacagcatctgtagtcctttttcagcctctaaatcagatttttgctcaggtccctcaatttcagctagaaaatacctgaaatcacagaaaaacacacaaactcatagtaaagtcaagaaatgtgaattttgcttaaaaactaataaaaatatactaaaaagtagctagatcctactaaaaactacctaaaaacaatgccaaaaagcgtataaattatccattcATCAATCATCAGGCATGGTTCACGTTTAGTCAaggcgttagtggtgttaatgTTATGTGTAAATTCTGGTTCGAAGATGTTAGTGACattaactttgtcactaacgtcccAACCCATTTGAGCTACGTTAACTcacacgttagtggcactaatgtgaccactaacgtagcctTTCCTATCcttcgctagcgttattggcactAACTTTGCCAATAACGCTACAGCCTTGTCTTTCTCCCATGTTAATGGTCCACGTTAGTGTTACTAACGTGGCTATTAACGTACGAAGACGTTaatgacactaactttgtcactaacgttacaaaacttccttccttccacgttagtgctcacgttaatggcattaacgtggccactaacgtgggcatattggccatctccaacgttagtgacaaagttagtgtcactaacgttggctccttATCCTTGCTCCACGTTACCTTctacgttagtggcactaacgtggccactaatgtGGGTAAACTTGGCCtgttccaacgttagtgacaaagttagtctTACTAACGTTGGTGATCCTTTTTgctccacgttagagctcacgttaatggcattaacgtgactcttaacgtggtgTTCATGGCCTTTgtaacgttagtggtgttaacttcaccactaacgttggagctcctTCTTTCTTCCACATTAGTCCCCACATCAGTGCATCTAACGTGGTAACTAACGTAGGCTAAATTGGCCTTCGAAGACGTTTGTGGTGTTaactttaccactaacgttgcaagCTTGCTCCCTTTCCACGTTAGTGACCATGTTAGTGgtactaacgtggctcttctatGCTTCATTTggcctgaaatcaaacaaacaaagtaCATCAAAGCTTTGTTCTAGATCATGGGATCTTGCATCATCTAAATTGGCATTCAATTCGTGcattattctcatgaaatcatgtaaagttcacaatgtttgcttgaatcaagatgtaagtgcaTATTCAACCAAAAACTTGCTTAttacctaagaaaatgcatgaaactacctaaaatatgtaaagaaaaggctagtgaaactggccaagatgccctagCATCAATCAGTACGGgaaggaattgcttccacccatttagaaacataatcgaCAACTAATAGTACATATAAGAACCCATTagagtttggaaatggaccGATGAAGTTAATAcgccaaacataaaaaatttcacagagtAACATAAGTTGttggggcatctcatccctcttggatatatttcCAAACCTCTGGCATGGAGGGCAAGATTCACAGAAAGCAGTGGCATCTTTAAATAGTGTGGGctaccagaatccacagtctaaaatttttctaacagTTCTTTGAGGACTAAAATGTTCACCATTCTCAGAAGAGTGGCAGGCATCCATAATGGACTGGAATTCGGATTGtggcacacaccttctaattatcTTGTTagcaccacatctccataaatatgggtcatcccatatataatatttggactcgcttttaaGCTTGTCCCTTCGATGTTTAGTAAAATTAGGAGGGAAGGTACGACTAACCAGATAATTAGCTATAGGTGCgtaccaaggaactacttcagATATTGCGTGCaagctatcaaatggaaaagcatCATTCATAGGAGTGGAGTCAGTCTTAATATGCTCTAGGAAACTCAAGTGGTCCGCCACTAAATTTTGgaaaccactcctatctttaatttctaaatcaaattcttgcagcaacaatatccaacgtattagccttggtttggaATCTTTCTTAGCTagtaaatattttagagctgcatggtctaAGTATACTAccaccttagtaccaagtaagtaggctcggaatttatccagagcaaaaacaatagccagaagctctttttcagtggtagtataattagactgagcagcgtctaaagtcttagaaGTATAGGCAATTATAAAAGGGTCTTTACTATCGCGTTGAGCCAGTGCCGCTCCTACTACATAGTTGGAGGCGTCACACATGATCTCAAATGGTTGGCTCCAGTTGAGCCCTCTCACAATAGGGGCTTGGGTCAAGGcgatcttcagcttatcaaacgcttccATGCAGTTCGCACTTAGCTCGAACTCAACATCCTTCTGTAGCAGTCGGGATAAGGgcagtgctaccttactgaagtccttgatGAATTGCCGGTAGAAATCTGCATGACCAAGAAATGAATGGACTTCCCTcacggaggaggggtaaggtaaaccaaaaataacatccacctttaCTGGATCAACTGAGATACCAGTATTATaaacaacatgtcctagaacaataccttgttttactataaaatgacattttacaaaatttaatacaaggtttgaactaacacacctgtctaatactctagctaaactatccaagcaaaggtcaaacgaatcaccatacacactaaagtcatccatgaaaacttccatacagattttgagaagatatgagaaaatgctcatcatgcatctttggaaTACAGCCGGTGCATTACATAAGCAAAAAGGCATTCTCTTATATGCATACATTCCAAAGAGGCATATAAAAGtagttttctcttgatcttcaggagctatatgaatatGAAAATAGCCAgtataaccatctagaaaatagtagtgtaatttacctgacaggcgattaAGCATCTGATCGATGAACAGCagagggtagtgatccttgcAAGTAGCCTGGTTGAGGTGCCTATAATCAATGCACACCCTCCAGGAGTTTTGCACTCTAGTAGCAATGAGTTccccatgctcattcttcactgtggTGATGCCAAACTTCTATGGTACCACCTGTACTGGGCTGACCCATTCACTATCCGATATTGGATAGATGATGTCAGCTTCGAGCAATCTGGTCACTTTCTTCTTGACAACTTCCAGAATGGTAGGGTTCAACCGCCTTTGAGCTTGATGGACAGGCCTTGTTCCCTCTTCCAAAAAGATACGGTGCTCACAgacttgagggttgatgcctactatatctgccaaactccacccaatagCTTTCTTGTGGCTTCTCAGCACACTAAGCAGCTGCTCCTCCTGTTGGGAAGTGAGTTCCCTTGCAATGATGACTGTGAGCTTCTGATTATCCccaaggtaagcatacttgaggtaTGGTGGAAGGGGCTTCAATTCCATTTTCTGCTCCTGGCTAGGCACGTGATCATCTGGAGCTATATGTTGTGGCATGGCATCTTCAAGAAGCTCAGAGGGCTTTCCCACACTTGCACCTTGCTCCATGTGCATCTCTTCTACTTCTTATTGATGAACTTTAGCCACGGTCTCATCAATAATATCGCACTGGAAGATGGAGTGGTCTTCTGGTGGGTGCTTCATGGCTTCATCCAGATTGAAGCTTACTATTCTGCCATCTATCTCAAAAGAGTAAATGCCTGAGAAGGCATCcaatttgaactttgaagtcTTCAAAAATGGCCTTCCAAGCAGGAAGGATGATGGTCTTCCTGAGTCATTAGGGGGCATCTCCAAAATGTAGAAGTCAATAGGAAACGTTAGCCCCTTAATGCTCATCAGCACGTCCTCAGCAATTCCAACCACCGAGATTATGCTTTTATCTGCCAAAATAAAATGTgatgccgacctttttaagagATGGAGCCTCAAAGCATCATAAACAGATAATGGCATAATACTCACACATGCAGCTAACTCACACATGTAGTAAAAAATTTGGATACCATCAATAGTACAAGTAACCATGCATGGGCCGGAATCCCCATATTTTTTAAGTATGGCACCCTTTAAAGCAGAAATAGAGCTACCTAGAGGAATAGTTTCTAGATCATGTATTTTGTCTTTATGCATGCATAGATCCTTCAGAAATTTAGCATATTTAGTTACCTGGTGAATTGCATCAAAAAGTGgaatagttacctcaacctttttgaaaatcTCCACCATCTTGGGATCTAGCTCCATCTGCTTTTTGGGCTTCCtagcaaggtgtggaaatggGAGAGGAATGGTGTTCCCTGTAGCTTCAGTGACCTTTGGTGCTTCATTCCTTGGTTGAGCCgcttcttcttcaaccacttctcgTACTACATCCTCCTCTTCAATATCCTCTACCTCAACAATGCCTTCAACTAGAATGTCTGCTTTTGAGCTTGGCTCTTCCTGACTCCTCTCTTGCAGTGTAATTCTGGACCTCAAAGTGATGGCATTGATTCCTCCTTTGGGGTTAGGTAAGAGTTGagaaggaagtgcactagagcttgcaGGTTGATTATTGAAGGTGGAAGATGGTTCCAACCGGGAGATGAGAGCCTGTAAAATGGAGTTAAGACCGTTCATGGTAGAATTAATTGAGTTCTGAAGGTCTTTTTGTCCTTGAGCAATAGAGTGAAGCAACTCATCATTAGAAGAGAAAGGGGGCAAGTGATTTGAGGGGCTTGCTGCTGGTTATTTTGGGGTGCGTGGGCTTGCCTTTGGTGAAGTACTCAGTAAGGCTAGTTCTAGTTCTATTGATATTGGTTCTACTGACTGTTGTtgttccacctctgatttctaCCATTGTCTCTGCCTCCTTGGTTGTAGTTGTCCCTCCATCCTTGATTGGAGTTACCTCTCCACCCTTGGTTGGGGTTATCCTTCCATCCCTGGTTAGAGTTGTCTTGCCAACCTTGATTGTGGTTCCCACCTTGGTTGTAATTCCTGCCTTGCTGATAATATCCTTGATTCGGGCGATCATAGAAGTTATGGGTAGCTACCAAGGTGGTGTCTTCTTGTTAGAGTTGCGAAcattcatcagtataatgaGTATAGCATGCACATATCCCACACACTCTCTGAGAAACTAGCTGTTGACACTGTTGCTGTGGAGGAggctgaggttgttgttgatttagcTGTAGCTGCTTCAGTAGGTTGGTCATCTTGCACAGAGTCTGCATGAGAGCAGCAGTCTCACTATTAGAAGAAATATCCGCAATGGCCTTGGGATGGTTGTTTCTGTGCCTGTGATTCTGGGTAGA
The genomic region above belongs to Arachis duranensis cultivar V14167 chromosome 3, aradu.V14167.gnm2.J7QH, whole genome shotgun sequence and contains:
- the LOC107474600 gene encoding uncharacterized protein LOC107474600, with product MIARIKDIISKAGITTKVGTTIKVGKTTLTRDGRITPTKGGEVTPIKDGGTTTTKEAETMVEIRGGTTTALISRLEPSSTFNNQPASSSALPSQLLPNPKGGINAITLRSRITLQERSQEEPSSKADILVEGIVEVEDIEEEDVVREVVEEEAAQPRNEAPKVTEATGNTIPLPFPHLARKPKKQMELDPKMVEIFKKVEVTIPLFDAIHQVTKYAKFLKDLCMHKDKIHDLETIPLGSSISALKGAILKKYGDSGPCMVTCTIDGIQIFYYMCELAACVSIMPLSVYDALRLHLLKRSASHFILADKSIISVVGIAEDVLMSIKGLTFPIDFYILEMPPNDSGRPSSFLLGRPFLKTSKFKLDAFSGIYSFEIDGRIVSFNLDEAMKHPPEDHSIFQCDIIDETVAKVHQ